From the Bacteriovorax sp. Seq25_V genome, one window contains:
- a CDS encoding pyridoxal phosphate-dependent aminotransferase codes for MNKSDLSNKILAIAPSGSISIAQAITELREKGEKIIGLNVGEPDFKTPEVVLNATKKALDSGRTKYSLVSGERELRDAIAKYFFARTGTVIGAQNILVGNGSKQIIYNAFQAILNDGDEVIIPVPYWVTIPESVKLAGGVSKFVPSQKDFHLDLDAIKAAVSKNSKAIYINTPNNPTGIVYNEKELLALGEIAKEHNLWIIADEAYESLTYDRKFVAINTLSEDLFERTICIQSFSKTFCMTGFRLGYMIANEVVIKEIDKFQGHLCGNVAPFTQLGAVDALAIHEQISFPLVEEMKKRRDITFELFSKLFDCHKPEGAFYLFLDISKYIKSGLVKNSAEMVELLIRDAKVALVPGSAFGQEGFIRLAYTASIDELKQAYEQIAKVLA; via the coding sequence ATGAATAAATCGGACTTATCAAATAAAATTCTAGCAATTGCTCCCTCAGGGAGCATTTCTATTGCCCAGGCCATCACAGAGTTAAGAGAAAAAGGTGAAAAAATTATTGGCCTCAATGTTGGAGAGCCTGATTTTAAAACTCCAGAAGTTGTTTTAAATGCAACAAAGAAAGCACTTGATAGCGGAAGAACAAAATACTCACTAGTTAGTGGAGAAAGAGAGCTTCGTGACGCCATCGCAAAATACTTTTTTGCGAGAACTGGTACGGTAATCGGAGCTCAAAATATTCTTGTAGGAAATGGATCTAAGCAAATTATCTACAATGCTTTTCAAGCAATTTTAAATGATGGTGATGAAGTTATTATTCCAGTTCCCTACTGGGTGACTATTCCTGAGTCTGTTAAGCTTGCAGGAGGAGTAAGTAAATTTGTTCCAAGTCAAAAAGATTTCCACTTAGACCTTGATGCCATAAAGGCAGCCGTCTCTAAAAACTCAAAAGCAATCTATATAAATACGCCAAACAATCCGACAGGAATTGTTTACAATGAAAAAGAACTTTTAGCTCTTGGTGAAATTGCAAAAGAACACAACCTATGGATTATAGCAGACGAAGCTTATGAATCATTAACTTATGATAGAAAGTTCGTAGCAATTAATACATTAAGTGAAGATTTGTTTGAGCGTACAATTTGTATTCAGAGTTTCTCTAAAACATTTTGCATGACTGGTTTTAGACTTGGTTATATGATTGCCAATGAAGTCGTTATCAAAGAGATTGATAAATTCCAAGGACACCTTTGCGGTAACGTTGCTCCATTTACACAACTAGGAGCAGTCGATGCTTTGGCCATTCACGAACAGATATCTTTTCCTCTTGTTGAAGAAATGAAGAAGAGAAGAGATATTACATTTGAATTATTTTCTAAGCTATTTGACTGTCACAAACCAGAAGGGGCTTTCTACTTATTCTTAGATATTTCAAAATATATCAAATCAGGTCTCGTTAAAAACTCTGCAGAGATGGTTGAGCTACTAATAAGAGATGCCAAAGTAGCTCTTGTTCCAGGCTCGGCTTTCGGGCAAGAAGGTTTTATTAGACTCGCCTACACTGCCTCTATCGATGAGCTAAAACAAGCATACGAACAAATTGCGAAGGTACTTGCATAA
- a CDS encoding chorismate mutase, with translation MKIEKLTNWISVKERPLVIAGPCSAESEEQVLAIARQLKESGKVDAFRAGIWKPRTRPNTFEGVGLVGLPWMEKVKAETGLPITTEVANASHVELALKHNVDILWIGARTTVSPFAIQEIADALRGVDIPVMVKNPINADLALWMGAIERFSNVGLTKLAAIHRGFSTAEKSKYRNKPIWSLPIELKRLLPELPIICDPSHIAGDREFIGEVCQKAMDAGMDGLMVETHITPDKALSDAAQQVTPMSLNNIIEHLSVRKLETEDKTFEETLQKLRSQIDQVDRELLELLHMRKNIISEIGLAKKENNVTPLQINRMDSLMKDRNDLGAKLGLEKRYIEELFHVIHTESVRLQTKIMNDFSGSDD, from the coding sequence ATGAAAATAGAAAAATTAACAAATTGGATTAGTGTAAAAGAGAGACCACTTGTTATAGCAGGGCCATGTTCGGCAGAAAGTGAAGAGCAGGTTTTGGCAATTGCAAGACAACTCAAAGAATCTGGTAAAGTTGATGCATTTAGGGCCGGTATCTGGAAACCAAGAACAAGACCTAATACATTCGAAGGTGTTGGACTAGTTGGTCTTCCTTGGATGGAAAAAGTAAAAGCAGAGACAGGACTCCCTATAACAACCGAAGTTGCAAATGCTTCGCACGTTGAACTTGCTCTTAAACATAATGTTGATATTCTTTGGATTGGAGCGAGAACAACTGTTTCTCCATTTGCGATCCAAGAAATTGCCGACGCACTTAGAGGCGTTGATATTCCTGTAATGGTTAAGAATCCTATCAATGCCGACCTTGCTCTTTGGATGGGTGCTATTGAAAGATTTTCTAACGTAGGTCTTACGAAGCTTGCTGCTATCCATAGGGGATTCTCAACAGCAGAAAAATCGAAATACAGAAACAAGCCAATTTGGTCACTACCAATTGAACTTAAAAGATTACTTCCAGAACTTCCAATTATCTGTGACCCTTCTCATATCGCGGGAGATAGAGAATTTATTGGAGAGGTCTGTCAAAAGGCTATGGACGCAGGTATGGATGGGCTAATGGTTGAAACTCATATTACACCAGACAAGGCCCTAAGTGATGCCGCACAACAAGTAACCCCAATGAGTTTAAATAATATTATTGAGCATCTCTCTGTTCGAAAACTTGAGACAGAGGATAAGACATTTGAAGAAACTCTCCAAAAGCTTAGATCACAAATCGATCAAGTAGATAGAGAATTACTTGAGCTTTTACATATGAGAAAGAATATTATTTCAGAAATTGGACTAGCGAAAAAAGAAAATAATGTAACTCCCCTACAAATCAATCGTATGGATAGCTTAATGAAAGATCGTAATGATCTTGGTGCTAAGCTAGGCCTTGAAAAAAGATATATCGAAGAGTTATTCCACGTTATTCATACGGAATCAGTTAGACTACAGACAAAAATTATGAATGACTTTAGTGGAAGTGACGATTAA
- a CDS encoding VOC family protein — MKYLHAMVRVLDLEKSMNFFVNQLGLVETKRLDFEEGRFSLIYLATAPGEPEVELTHNWNNKEEYGIGRSFGHLAFEVDDIYEKCQALMDAGVTINRPPRDGYMAFIKSPDGISIELLQKGGKLPAKAPWNTMENVGTW, encoded by the coding sequence ATGAAGTACTTACACGCGATGGTTAGGGTTTTAGACCTTGAAAAATCAATGAATTTTTTTGTCAATCAGTTAGGTCTTGTTGAAACAAAAAGACTTGATTTTGAAGAGGGAAGATTCTCGTTAATCTACTTGGCAACAGCTCCAGGGGAGCCAGAAGTTGAACTTACTCATAACTGGAATAATAAAGAAGAATACGGAATAGGAAGAAGTTTTGGACACCTTGCTTTTGAAGTTGATGATATCTACGAAAAATGTCAGGCCTTAATGGATGCTGGTGTAACAATTAATAGACCACCACGTGACGGTTATATGGCCTTTATTAAGTCGCCAGATGGGATTTCAATTGAACTACTACAAAAAGGTGGAAAGCTTCCGGCCAAAGCACCGTGGAACACGATGGAAAATGTAGGGACTTGGTAA
- a CDS encoding CoA-binding protein yields MKSEKVLILGASDNQERYSYKALHMLEDHGHQPILVNPIKDEIEGRKVFHSIEEVQEKIDTLTVYVNNKISSELTQSIIKLKPTRVIFNPGSENEELAKSLSKLGINCENACTLVLLTTNQF; encoded by the coding sequence ATGAAATCAGAAAAAGTACTCATCTTGGGAGCAAGTGATAATCAGGAACGATACTCTTATAAGGCCTTGCACATGTTGGAAGATCATGGACATCAGCCAATTTTAGTTAATCCAATTAAAGATGAAATTGAAGGAAGAAAAGTATTTCATTCTATCGAAGAAGTTCAAGAGAAGATTGATACATTAACAGTATATGTGAATAATAAGATTTCAAGTGAACTTACACAGTCAATTATTAAACTTAAGCCTACTAGGGTTATTTTTAATCCAGGAAGTGAGAATGAAGAGCTTGCTAAGAGTCTTAGCAAGCTGGGTATTAACTGTGAAAATGCTTGTACTCTTGTTTTATTAACAACAAATCAATTTTAG